A single region of the Plantactinospora soyae genome encodes:
- a CDS encoding YciI family protein, whose translation MKYLLLIYGNQEKWDSILAESWPAEIAKQDAFNRKYHESGELIGGYGLSDAAAARLVRRKDGAPAVTDGPYLEAKEYIASFYLLDCESEERAYEIAAEMPWADQEPVEVWPILHESAADL comes from the coding sequence ATGAAGTACCTGCTGCTGATCTACGGTAACCAGGAGAAGTGGGACTCGATCCTGGCCGAGTCGTGGCCGGCGGAGATAGCCAAGCAGGACGCCTTCAACCGGAAGTACCACGAGAGTGGTGAACTGATCGGTGGCTACGGCCTGTCCGATGCCGCCGCCGCCCGGCTGGTCCGGCGTAAGGACGGGGCGCCGGCGGTCACCGACGGGCCGTACCTGGAGGCCAAGGAGTACATCGCCAGCTTCTACCTGCTGGACTGCGAGAGCGAGGAACGGGCGTACGAGATCGCGGCGGAAATGCCGTGGGCCGACCAGGAGCCCGTCGAGGTGTGGCCGATCCTGCACGAGTCGGCGGCCGACCTGTGA
- a CDS encoding RNA polymerase sigma factor: MSLDRSVEDLLRELAPQVLGAVVRRYGQFDASEDATQEALVRAATRWPTDGIPDNPRGWLVTVAVHRLLDEFRSDTSRRRREDAVFAATPQSELLGRPADVEPGTDRDDSLALLFMCCHPALSPPSQIALTLRAVGGLTTAQIAAAFLVPEATMAQRISRAKQGIRDSGAPFAMPAGPDRAERLRAVLHVLYLVFNEGYTTSAGPDLTAPQLSDEAIRLTRWLRRLLPSDAEVAGLLALMLLTDARRPARTRPDGALVPLAEQDRGRWDRGRIAEGVALITETLPRGPVGPYQVQAAIAAVHDEAERMEATDWPQILGLYDLLEKMAPNPMVTLNRAVAVAMVSGPTAGLELLGTLESDKRLAKHHRLLATRAHLLELAGRSGAAADSYREAARRTSSLPERRHLAERAARAARAQVDEAD; encoded by the coding sequence GTGAGCCTGGACCGGAGTGTCGAGGACCTGCTGCGGGAACTCGCGCCGCAGGTCCTCGGCGCCGTGGTCCGGCGGTACGGGCAGTTCGATGCCAGCGAGGACGCCACCCAGGAGGCACTGGTCCGGGCCGCCACCCGCTGGCCCACCGACGGGATACCCGACAACCCCCGGGGTTGGCTGGTGACCGTCGCCGTGCACCGGCTGCTGGACGAGTTCCGCAGCGACACGTCGCGGCGACGCCGGGAGGATGCCGTCTTCGCGGCGACGCCGCAGTCGGAGTTGCTGGGCCGTCCGGCGGACGTGGAGCCGGGCACGGACCGGGACGACTCGCTCGCCCTGTTGTTCATGTGCTGCCATCCGGCGCTCTCGCCGCCGAGCCAGATCGCGTTGACCCTGCGCGCGGTCGGCGGTCTGACCACCGCGCAGATCGCCGCCGCGTTCCTGGTTCCGGAGGCGACCATGGCCCAGCGGATCAGCCGGGCGAAGCAGGGGATCAGAGACAGCGGCGCGCCGTTCGCGATGCCGGCGGGACCGGATCGCGCCGAGCGGCTGCGGGCGGTGCTGCACGTGCTGTACCTCGTCTTCAACGAGGGGTACACGACGTCGGCCGGGCCGGACCTGACCGCGCCGCAGCTGTCCGACGAGGCGATCCGACTCACCCGTTGGCTGCGCCGGCTGCTGCCCTCGGACGCCGAGGTGGCCGGACTGCTCGCCCTGATGCTGCTCACCGACGCCCGCCGGCCGGCGCGTACCCGGCCCGACGGGGCGCTGGTGCCGCTGGCCGAGCAGGATCGCGGCAGGTGGGACCGGGGGCGTATCGCCGAGGGGGTCGCGCTGATCACCGAGACGCTGCCCCGGGGGCCCGTCGGCCCGTACCAGGTGCAGGCCGCGATCGCCGCGGTGCACGACGAGGCGGAACGGATGGAGGCGACGGACTGGCCGCAGATCCTCGGCCTCTACGACCTGCTGGAGAAGATGGCGCCGAATCCGATGGTCACGCTCAACCGGGCGGTCGCGGTCGCCATGGTGTCCGGCCCGACCGCCGGGCTGGAACTGCTCGGCACGCTGGAGTCCGACAAGCGGTTGGCGAAGCACCACCGTCTGCTCGCGACCCGGGCCCACCTGCTGGAGCTGGCCGGCCGGTCCGGTGCCGCCGCCGACAGCTACCGGGAGGCGGCCCGGCGTACCAGCAGCCTGCCCGAGCGCCGGCACCTCGCCGAGCGGGCCGCCCGCGCCGCCCGGGCGCAGGTCGACGAGGCCGACTGA
- a CDS encoding LytR/AlgR family response regulator transcription factor translates to MSGFLRVLAVDDEPPALDELAYHLRADPRVARLHTAGDATEALRVLRDADVDVVFLDIRMPGLDGMELARVLRRFARPPAIVFVTAYDDGAVDAFDLGATDYVRKPVRAERLAESLRRVVGARVVPTHPAAMARAEPDPTIPVELAGTTRMLPRSAVRWVEAQGDYARLHTSDGSHLVRVPLATLAERWADAGFVRIHRSYLVQLRLIAELRLANSGYVVVVDETELPVSRRHTRELKDKLVRAAKQDWNR, encoded by the coding sequence GTGAGCGGTTTCCTGCGGGTCCTGGCGGTCGACGACGAGCCTCCGGCACTCGACGAACTCGCGTACCACCTGCGGGCCGACCCCCGGGTGGCCCGGCTGCACACGGCCGGCGACGCGACCGAGGCGCTGCGGGTGCTCCGCGACGCCGACGTCGACGTGGTCTTCCTCGACATCCGGATGCCCGGCCTCGACGGCATGGAACTGGCCCGGGTGCTGCGGCGGTTCGCCCGGCCACCGGCGATCGTCTTCGTCACCGCGTACGACGACGGCGCCGTCGACGCCTTCGACCTCGGCGCCACCGACTACGTACGCAAGCCGGTCCGGGCCGAACGGCTCGCCGAGTCGCTACGCCGGGTGGTCGGCGCACGGGTGGTGCCGACACATCCGGCGGCGATGGCGCGGGCCGAGCCCGATCCGACGATCCCGGTGGAGCTGGCCGGCACCACCCGGATGCTGCCCCGCTCGGCCGTACGCTGGGTGGAGGCGCAGGGCGACTACGCCCGGCTGCACACCTCCGACGGCTCGCACCTGGTCCGGGTGCCGCTGGCCACCCTCGCCGAACGCTGGGCCGATGCGGGATTCGTCCGGATCCACCGGTCGTATCTGGTCCAACTCCGGCTGATCGCCGAACTGCGGTTGGCCAACTCGGGCTACGTGGTCGTGGTCGACGAGACCGAGCTGCCGGTCAGCCGGCGGCACACCCGCGAGCTGAAGGACAAACTGGTCCGCGCCGCCAAGCAGGACTGGAACCGCTGA
- a CDS encoding sensor histidine kinase — protein MGPNLSTAIAVVAMISALGAALFAVVRLRARRGIATATQRATYDVLHTAGLAAEPLRAGLTPAGAAKAVRHLRTLVGSAGLALANRDRMLALDGRGGHHGQQLLAAAAQTINTRRSTVLGETELRCDRVDCPVRGAVIAPLTGPDGRATVALVAIADDQPVPGLVQAALETAHWAGAQLALAELDSSRERLARAEVRALRAQISPHFIYNALTAIGSFVRTDPERARELILEFAEFTRYSFRAHGEFTTLAEELRSIDRYLTIERARFGDRLQVKLQIAPEVLPVSLPFLCLQPLVENAVRHGLSRKPGVGMVSIEARDAGAECHITVEDDGVGMDPAVLVAGIAEAAADPTDDSGQHVGLSNVDERLRSVFGDQFGLVVETGLGSGTKVSMRVPKFHRHVRASA, from the coding sequence GTGGGGCCGAACCTTTCCACGGCGATCGCCGTGGTGGCGATGATCAGCGCGCTGGGCGCTGCGCTCTTCGCCGTCGTCCGGCTCCGGGCCCGGCGGGGTATCGCCACCGCCACCCAGCGGGCCACCTACGACGTACTGCACACCGCCGGGCTGGCCGCCGAGCCGCTCCGCGCCGGGCTCACCCCGGCCGGAGCGGCCAAGGCGGTACGCCACCTGCGTACCCTGGTCGGTTCCGCCGGGTTGGCGCTGGCCAACCGTGACCGGATGCTGGCGCTCGACGGCCGGGGCGGCCACCACGGCCAACAGTTGCTCGCCGCCGCCGCCCAGACCATCAACACCCGCCGGTCCACAGTGCTCGGCGAGACGGAACTGCGCTGTGACCGGGTCGACTGCCCGGTCCGGGGCGCCGTGATCGCCCCGCTGACCGGCCCGGACGGCCGGGCCACGGTGGCGCTGGTGGCGATCGCCGACGACCAGCCCGTGCCGGGCCTGGTGCAGGCCGCGCTGGAGACCGCGCACTGGGCCGGAGCGCAGCTCGCGCTCGCCGAACTCGACTCGTCCCGGGAGCGGCTGGCCCGGGCCGAGGTACGGGCGCTGCGGGCGCAGATCAGCCCGCACTTCATCTACAACGCGCTGACCGCGATCGGATCGTTCGTCCGGACCGATCCCGAGCGGGCCCGCGAACTGATCCTGGAGTTCGCCGAGTTCACCCGCTACTCGTTCCGGGCCCACGGGGAGTTCACCACGCTCGCCGAGGAGTTGCGGTCCATCGACCGGTACCTGACCATCGAGCGGGCCCGGTTCGGCGACCGGCTCCAGGTGAAGCTCCAGATCGCCCCCGAGGTACTGCCGGTCAGCCTGCCGTTCCTGTGCCTGCAACCGCTGGTCGAGAACGCCGTCCGGCACGGCTTGTCCCGCAAGCCGGGGGTGGGGATGGTGAGCATCGAGGCACGGGACGCCGGCGCCGAGTGTCACATCACGGTCGAGGACGACGGGGTGGGGATGGATCCGGCCGTACTGGTCGCCGGGATCGCCGAGGCCGCCGCCGATCCGACCGACGACTCCGGCCAGCACGTCGGGCTGTCCAACGTGGACGAGCGACTCCGGTCGGTCTTCGGCGACCAGTTCGGCCTGGTCGTGGAGACCGGTCTCGGATCGGGTACGAAGGTGAGCATGCGGGTGCCGAAGTTCCACCGCCACGTCCGGGCGAGCGCATGA
- a CDS encoding sugar transferase — protein MGEVTTSLQRPVGNAGQPSTLRHVDSFEIQPPTAPQPNGVPRSAWARSHRRVSRWHRPYIAILLLMDLAATVLASWLASTEFEQARAGFQTSNATWFYTVSYLLLPLGWVIVLWSNGAYDRRYLGLGTDEFKRVTRAGVAVAASVSFVTFATNTDVSRLTVGTALLGAMLLVLFARYLARIVLHTIRRRAGQAAQQVVLVGTLPEALEVYKAVSRSPAAGLIPVAIHLTDGYAAARGLETPIPVYAGRDVLSLVREVGGDTIAVCGSASTEPGELRRLAWQLEGSGVDLIVAPQLTDIAGPRVHIRPIEGLPLLHVEEPTLSGPALLAKNLLDRLAAGLGLLLLIPLFVTISVAIRLSDPGPVFFRQPRVGHEGRTFRVWKFRTMYVDAEQRLAGLVDQNETDGMLFKIKEDPRVFAAGRFLRASSLDELPQLINVLWGEMSLVGPRPLPADDGDFLGDVRRRLLVRPGITGLWQVSGRSDLSWDEAVRLDLYYVDNWSLAYDLSILWRTVGVVLARKGAY, from the coding sequence GTGGGTGAGGTGACGACAAGCCTCCAGCGCCCGGTAGGCAACGCTGGCCAACCGAGCACCCTGCGGCACGTCGACAGCTTCGAGATCCAGCCGCCGACCGCTCCGCAGCCGAATGGCGTACCCCGCTCCGCGTGGGCGCGGTCCCATCGGCGGGTGTCGCGTTGGCACCGGCCGTACATCGCGATCCTGCTGCTGATGGACCTCGCGGCGACGGTGCTGGCGAGCTGGCTGGCCAGCACGGAGTTCGAGCAGGCCAGGGCCGGTTTCCAGACCTCCAACGCCACCTGGTTCTACACCGTCTCCTACCTGTTGCTTCCGCTCGGCTGGGTGATCGTGCTCTGGTCCAACGGGGCCTACGATCGGCGCTACCTCGGGCTCGGCACCGACGAGTTCAAGCGGGTCACCCGGGCCGGGGTGGCGGTCGCGGCCAGCGTCTCCTTCGTCACCTTCGCCACCAACACCGACGTGTCCCGGCTCACGGTCGGCACGGCGCTGCTCGGCGCGATGCTGCTGGTCCTGTTCGCCCGGTACCTCGCCCGGATCGTCCTGCACACGATCCGCCGCCGAGCCGGGCAGGCCGCCCAGCAGGTGGTGCTGGTGGGCACCCTGCCGGAAGCGCTCGAGGTCTACAAGGCGGTCAGCCGGAGCCCCGCCGCCGGTCTCATCCCGGTGGCCATCCACCTCACCGACGGGTACGCGGCGGCCCGGGGCCTCGAGACCCCGATCCCGGTGTACGCCGGCCGGGACGTGCTGTCGCTGGTCCGGGAGGTCGGTGGCGACACCATCGCGGTCTGCGGCTCGGCCAGCACGGAACCGGGCGAGTTGCGCCGGCTCGCCTGGCAACTGGAGGGCTCCGGCGTCGACCTGATCGTGGCGCCGCAGCTCACCGACATCGCCGGTCCCCGGGTGCACATCCGGCCGATCGAGGGCCTGCCGCTGCTGCACGTCGAGGAGCCGACCCTCTCCGGTCCGGCCCTGCTGGCCAAGAACCTGCTCGACCGGCTCGCCGCCGGGCTGGGACTTCTGCTGCTGATTCCGCTCTTCGTCACGATCTCGGTGGCGATCCGGCTCTCCGACCCCGGGCCGGTCTTCTTCCGCCAGCCCCGGGTCGGCCACGAGGGCCGGACCTTCCGGGTCTGGAAGTTCCGGACGATGTACGTCGACGCCGAACAGCGCCTCGCCGGCCTGGTCGACCAGAACGAGACCGACGGCATGCTGTTCAAGATCAAGGAGGATCCCCGGGTCTTCGCGGCCGGGCGGTTCCTCCGGGCCAGTTCGCTCGACGAACTGCCCCAGCTGATCAACGTGCTCTGGGGCGAGATGTCCCTGGTCGGCCCCCGCCCACTGCCGGCCGACGACGGCGACTTCCTCGGCGACGTCCGGCGCCGGCTGCTGGTACGTCCCGGTATCACCGGGCTCTGGCAGGTCTCCGGCCGCTCCGACCTGTCCTGGGACGAGGCCGTCCGGCTGGACCTCTACTACGTCGACAACTGGTCGTTGGCGTACGACCTGAGCATTCTGTGGCGGACCGTCGGAGTCGTACTGGCCCGCAAGGGCGCGTACTGA
- a CDS encoding Fpg/Nei family DNA glycosylase — protein sequence MPELPEVEALAGYLRERAVGRRVDRLEVAAISALKTYDPAPSAAAGRKVVDAGRHGKFLDVRLDGDLHLVVHLARAGWLHYREAFNSTLPLKPGKGPIAVRVRLDDGSGFDLTEAGTQKKLAAYLVTDPALVPGVSRLGPDALAADLATFSERLRSRRGQVKGVLTDQEVLAGIGNAYSDEILHVAKLSPFALTNRLSEAQLATLHAAVAEVLGDAVTRSMGQRAAELKGEKRAGLRVHARTGLPCPVCGDTVREVSFADSSLQYCPGCQTGGKPLADRRLSRLVR from the coding sequence GTGCCTGAGTTACCGGAGGTGGAGGCCCTCGCTGGCTACCTGCGCGAGCGGGCGGTCGGCCGGCGGGTCGACCGACTTGAGGTCGCGGCGATCAGCGCCCTGAAGACGTACGATCCGGCGCCGTCCGCGGCAGCCGGTCGGAAGGTCGTGGACGCGGGTCGACACGGCAAGTTCCTGGACGTACGACTGGACGGCGATCTGCACCTGGTGGTGCACCTGGCCCGAGCGGGTTGGCTGCACTACCGGGAGGCATTCAACTCTACTCTTCCCCTCAAACCCGGCAAAGGACCCATAGCCGTTCGAGTACGCCTCGACGACGGCTCCGGGTTCGACCTGACCGAGGCCGGTACGCAGAAGAAGCTCGCCGCCTACCTGGTCACCGATCCGGCCCTGGTGCCCGGGGTGAGTCGGCTCGGGCCGGACGCGCTCGCCGCCGACCTGGCGACCTTCAGCGAACGGCTCCGCAGCCGGCGGGGACAGGTCAAGGGCGTACTCACCGATCAGGAGGTACTGGCCGGGATCGGGAACGCGTACTCGGACGAGATCCTGCACGTCGCGAAGCTCTCGCCGTTCGCGCTCACGAACCGGCTCTCCGAGGCCCAGCTGGCGACCCTGCACGCGGCGGTGGCGGAGGTGCTCGGAGACGCCGTCACGCGCTCGATGGGGCAGCGGGCCGCCGAGCTGAAGGGGGAGAAACGGGCCGGGCTGCGGGTACACGCCCGGACCGGGCTGCCCTGTCCCGTCTGTGGCGACACTGTCCGTGAAGTGTCGTTCGCCGACTCCAGCCTCCAGTACTGCCCCGGCTGCCAGACCGGCGGCAAACCGCTCGCCGACCGGCGGCTCTCCCGGCTCGTCCGTTGA
- a CDS encoding glycosyltransferase, with translation MQVIVAHNRYREAQPSGENTIVDQEIVQLRAAGVEVHPFLRSSDEIAEFSPAAKALLPISPIYAPKAQQELSRLITEHRPDVLHLHNPYPLLSPWVVRTAHKHGVPVVQTVHNYRQVCSSGLYFRDGRICQDCRGRALGVPAIVHKCYRGSRAQSALMATTLAVHRPTWRSVDRYIALTSGIAEHLRDYGIPDDRIVIKPNGIPDPGTPAPLGEGFLFFGRLSPEKGVGLLLDAWRRHPDGALGPLRIAGDGELRGLAEAAAAERGDVEFLGPLDRAGVAAALRSTAVVLTVPTWHDVLPTVVIEALAAGRPVLGTALGGIPYLVGAHDPAGAAGWIVPADPAALAAALPTARATAGTLAPLARTRYERTFHPDVVTRQLVDVYTKM, from the coding sequence GTGCAGGTGATCGTCGCGCACAACCGCTATCGGGAGGCGCAGCCGTCCGGCGAGAACACCATCGTCGACCAGGAGATCGTCCAGCTCCGGGCGGCCGGAGTGGAGGTTCATCCCTTCCTGCGCAGTTCCGACGAGATCGCCGAGTTCTCGCCGGCAGCCAAGGCGCTGCTGCCGATCTCGCCGATCTACGCCCCGAAGGCGCAGCAGGAGCTGAGCCGGCTGATCACCGAGCACCGGCCGGACGTACTGCACCTGCACAACCCGTACCCGCTGCTCTCGCCCTGGGTGGTCCGGACCGCGCACAAGCACGGGGTGCCGGTGGTGCAGACGGTGCACAACTACCGCCAGGTCTGCTCCTCCGGGCTCTACTTCCGGGACGGCCGGATCTGCCAGGACTGCCGGGGGCGGGCGCTCGGGGTGCCGGCGATCGTGCACAAGTGCTACCGGGGCTCCCGGGCCCAGAGCGCGCTGATGGCCACGACGCTCGCCGTACACCGGCCGACCTGGCGCTCGGTGGACCGGTACATCGCGCTCACCTCGGGCATCGCCGAGCACCTACGGGACTACGGCATCCCGGACGACCGGATCGTGATCAAGCCGAACGGGATTCCGGACCCCGGAACGCCGGCACCGCTCGGCGAGGGCTTCCTCTTCTTCGGCCGGCTCTCCCCGGAGAAGGGCGTCGGGCTGCTGCTGGACGCCTGGCGCCGGCACCCGGACGGTGCGCTCGGTCCACTCCGGATCGCCGGCGACGGCGAACTGCGCGGCCTGGCCGAGGCCGCCGCCGCCGAACGCGGGGACGTCGAGTTCCTCGGGCCGCTGGACCGGGCCGGGGTGGCGGCGGCACTCCGCTCCACCGCCGTCGTTCTGACCGTACCCACCTGGCACGACGTACTGCCGACGGTGGTGATCGAGGCGCTGGCCGCCGGCCGCCCGGTACTCGGCACCGCACTCGGCGGCATTCCCTACCTGGTCGGCGCCCACGACCCGGCCGGCGCGGCCGGCTGGATCGTCCCTGCCGACCCGGCCGCCCTCGCCGCGGCCCTGCCGACCGCCCGCGCCACGGCCGGCACGCTCGCACCCCTGGCCCGGACCCGCTACGAGCGGACGTTCCACCCCGACGTCGTCACCCGGCAGCTCGTCGACGTCTACACGAAGATGTAA
- a CDS encoding CDP-alcohol phosphatidyltransferase family protein, with protein sequence MHSVNISAELLPPPTAADFYRVNRGGGLFSEAISQRIGAGMALAAHRMGLPPTALTMGNLVLGLAVSVTVVTLAGQVASGDVPAWVVGLVALVGWQLAYALDCADGQLARVTGQGSPAGARVDVLCDVAAQIALVTALSATAVAQRPSAPTWLVAAFAGTWMVNLVTSVMAAGPNAASMVTSTSLPVRLAKLIRDYGAVIFLAGLVLTVVPEWTTWLIAAFTLVNGGFLLASIAFSARASLR encoded by the coding sequence ATGCACTCCGTGAACATCTCGGCTGAGTTGTTGCCCCCGCCCACCGCCGCCGACTTCTACCGGGTCAACCGGGGCGGTGGCCTGTTCAGTGAGGCGATCAGCCAACGGATCGGCGCCGGCATGGCCCTGGCCGCGCACCGGATGGGACTGCCGCCCACCGCACTGACCATGGGCAACCTGGTGCTCGGGCTGGCGGTCTCGGTGACCGTGGTGACCCTGGCCGGTCAGGTGGCCAGCGGGGACGTACCCGCCTGGGTGGTCGGCCTGGTCGCGCTGGTCGGCTGGCAGTTGGCGTACGCCCTGGACTGCGCGGACGGGCAGCTCGCCCGGGTCACCGGCCAGGGCAGCCCGGCCGGCGCCCGGGTGGACGTGCTCTGCGACGTGGCCGCCCAGATCGCGCTGGTGACCGCGCTGTCGGCGACGGCGGTGGCGCAGCGGCCGTCGGCCCCGACCTGGCTGGTCGCGGCGTTCGCCGGTACCTGGATGGTCAACCTGGTGACCTCGGTGATGGCCGCCGGCCCGAACGCCGCCAGCATGGTCACCTCGACCTCGCTGCCGGTCCGGCTGGCGAAACTGATCCGGGACTACGGTGCGGTGATCTTCCTGGCCGGCCTGGTGCTGACCGTCGTGCCGGAGTGGACGACCTGGCTCATCGCGGCGTTCACCCTCGTCAACGGCGGCTTCCTGCTCGCCAGCATCGCCTTCTCGGCCCGCGCCTCGCTGCGCTGA
- a CDS encoding iron-containing alcohol dehydrogenase family protein, which yields MPLLARTVNTPLVIDVRRGAIADLGSLLADRRISAGGEVAVVVGPGQGERIAELIRPGLGNADLFTVTGGSVDAAQELGEKLHRRSYDAVVGIGGGKTIDTAKYAASRYAIPMVSVATSLANDGIASPVAALDHDGGKGSYGVHIPIAVVVDLDFVENGPDRQTQAGIGDALSNLSAVADWELAHRVRAEPIDGLAVTLARTGAEALVNHPGKITDDGFLTTLAEALILGGISMSVCGSSRPASGGCHLISHALDRLNPGLGSHGEQVGLGALFCTFLRGDLERFGQMASCLQRHGLSTTPAELGLTDAEFVAAVHHAPRTRPDRYTILEHLDLAPDAIGERLANYVDALREHLG from the coding sequence ATGCCACTACTAGCCCGTACCGTCAACACCCCGCTCGTGATCGACGTACGTCGCGGAGCGATCGCGGACCTGGGCTCGCTCCTGGCCGACCGGCGCATCTCGGCCGGCGGCGAGGTGGCGGTGGTGGTCGGGCCCGGCCAGGGCGAGCGGATCGCCGAGCTGATCCGCCCCGGCCTCGGCAACGCCGACCTGTTCACGGTGACCGGCGGAAGCGTGGACGCCGCCCAGGAACTCGGCGAGAAACTGCACCGCCGCTCCTACGACGCGGTGGTCGGAATCGGCGGCGGCAAGACCATCGACACCGCGAAGTACGCCGCCTCCCGGTACGCCATCCCGATGGTGAGCGTGGCGACCAGCCTGGCCAACGACGGGATCGCCTCGCCGGTCGCCGCGCTGGACCACGACGGTGGGAAGGGCTCCTACGGGGTGCACATCCCGATCGCCGTCGTGGTCGATCTGGACTTCGTGGAGAACGGCCCGGACCGGCAGACCCAGGCCGGGATCGGCGACGCGCTGAGCAACCTGAGCGCGGTCGCGGACTGGGAACTGGCCCACCGGGTACGCGCCGAGCCGATCGACGGGCTGGCCGTGACGCTCGCCCGGACCGGCGCGGAGGCGCTGGTCAACCATCCCGGGAAGATCACCGACGACGGCTTCCTGACCACGCTGGCCGAGGCGCTGATCCTCGGCGGCATCTCGATGTCGGTCTGTGGTTCGAGCCGACCGGCCAGTGGCGGCTGCCACCTCATCTCGCACGCCCTGGACCGGCTCAACCCCGGCCTCGGGTCGCACGGCGAACAGGTCGGGCTCGGGGCGCTGTTCTGCACGTTCCTGCGCGGGGACCTGGAACGGTTCGGCCAGATGGCGTCCTGCCTGCAACGGCACGGGTTGTCGACCACCCCGGCCGAGCTGGGCCTGACCGACGCCGAGTTCGTCGCGGCGGTGCACCACGCGCCGCGTACCCGACCGGACCGTTACACCATTCTCGAACACCTCGACCTGGCTCCTGACGCGATCGGTGAACGGCTGGCAAACTACGTCGATGCACTCCGTGAACATCTCGGCTGA
- a CDS encoding phosphocholine cytidylyltransferase family protein has protein sequence MIGMVLAAGAGRRLRPYTDTLPKALIPVDGETTILDIALGNLAEVGLTDVTVVVGYAAEAVESRKAALQDRYGVRLTLVHNDRAEEWNNAYSLWLARDHFAQGALLVNGDTVHPVSVEKTLLAQRGPGILLAVDDIKKLAEEEMKTIFDDRGQLTRINKAIDPAEAYGEYIGATLIESRIAVELADALETTWRRDPHLYYEDGYQEFADRGGEVRAAPIGDVSWVEVDNHDDLARAREIACHY, from the coding sequence ATGATCGGTATGGTGCTGGCTGCGGGAGCAGGCCGGAGATTGCGCCCGTACACGGACACCCTACCCAAAGCGCTCATTCCGGTCGATGGGGAGACGACGATCCTCGACATCGCGCTGGGCAACCTCGCGGAGGTCGGGCTGACCGACGTCACCGTGGTGGTCGGGTACGCGGCCGAGGCCGTCGAGTCGCGGAAGGCCGCCCTCCAGGACCGGTACGGCGTACGACTCACCCTGGTGCACAACGACCGGGCCGAGGAGTGGAACAACGCGTACTCGCTCTGGCTGGCCCGGGACCACTTCGCCCAGGGTGCGCTGCTGGTCAACGGCGACACCGTGCATCCGGTGAGCGTGGAGAAGACCCTGCTCGCCCAGCGTGGCCCCGGCATCCTGCTCGCGGTCGACGACATCAAGAAGCTGGCCGAGGAGGAGATGAAGACCATCTTCGACGACCGTGGCCAGCTCACCCGGATCAACAAGGCGATCGACCCCGCCGAGGCGTACGGGGAGTACATCGGGGCCACCCTGATCGAATCCCGGATCGCCGTGGAGCTGGCCGACGCCCTGGAGACGACCTGGCGGCGCGATCCGCACCTCTACTACGAGGACGGCTACCAGGAGTTCGCCGACCGGGGCGGCGAGGTGCGGGCGGCGCCGATCGGTGACGTCTCCTGGGTCGAGGTCGACAACCACGACGACCTCGCCCGGGCACGGGAGATCGCATGCCACTACTAG
- a CDS encoding NUDIX hydrolase, with the protein MSTEPLRCAGALVVDDEGRIFFQRRSPHRKLFPNTWDVVGGHLEPGETVEEALFREVTEETGWSVSLILGLVGEYRYTGDDGLDRIESDFLVRVDGDLARPRLEPGKHTEFRWLAEHEVAVLDESRDPGDGLIRQIAEDGFRALHLIGL; encoded by the coding sequence GTGTCCACAGAGCCCCTACGCTGCGCCGGAGCCCTCGTCGTCGACGACGAGGGCCGGATCTTTTTCCAGCGACGGTCCCCCCACCGGAAGCTCTTTCCCAACACCTGGGACGTCGTCGGCGGTCACCTCGAACCGGGCGAGACCGTCGAGGAGGCGCTGTTCCGCGAGGTCACCGAGGAGACCGGCTGGAGCGTCTCGCTGATCCTGGGACTGGTCGGCGAGTACCGCTACACCGGCGACGACGGGCTCGACCGGATCGAGTCCGACTTCCTCGTCCGGGTCGACGGTGACCTCGCCCGGCCCCGGCTCGAACCCGGCAAGCACACCGAGTTCCGGTGGCTCGCCGAGCACGAGGTCGCCGTCCTCGACGAGAGCCGCGACCCGGGCGACGGGCTGATCCGGCAGATCGCGGAGGACGGCTTCCGCGCCCTGCACCTGATCGGCCTGTGA
- a CDS encoding CBS domain-containing protein, whose translation MRVREAMSSNVLVVGPEHTLRQAAQMMSQRGVGSAVVVDPDSEGVGIMTERDVLKAIGAGLDCDVERTAAHLTWDVVYAGPDWTVHEAAEAMSRGGFRHLVVLEDDEVLGMISVRDIVRVWVDAPATASI comes from the coding sequence ATGCGGGTACGCGAAGCGATGTCCAGCAACGTCCTCGTGGTGGGTCCGGAGCACACGCTTCGGCAGGCCGCCCAGATGATGTCCCAGCGCGGTGTCGGGTCCGCGGTCGTGGTCGACCCCGATTCCGAGGGCGTCGGCATCATGACCGAACGCGATGTCCTGAAGGCGATCGGCGCCGGCCTCGACTGCGATGTCGAACGGACCGCCGCCCACCTGACCTGGGACGTCGTCTACGCCGGCCCGGACTGGACCGTGCACGAGGCGGCCGAGGCGATGTCCAGGGGCGGCTTCCGCCACCTGGTGGTGCTGGAGGACGACGAAGTGCTCGGGATGATCTCGGTCCGGGACATCGTCCGGGTCTGGGTCGACGCCCCGGCGACCGCCTCGATCTGA